A window of the Ostrea edulis chromosome 1, xbOstEdul1.1, whole genome shotgun sequence genome harbors these coding sequences:
- the LOC125667133 gene encoding Bardet-Biedl syndrome 5 protein homolog, whose product MASEGLWEDRDVRFDINPQQMKMRPGEKMIDALNAVEDTKGNNGDRGRIIVTNLRIIWHSLALPRVNLSIGFNCVINISTKTAQSKLRGQTEALYVLTKCNNTRFEFIFTNLIPGSPRLFTTVISVHRAYETSKLYRDLKLRGALIHNKQLRLLPQEQVYNKVNGVWNLSSDQGNLGTFFITNVRLVWHANINESFNVSIPYLQMKTVKIRDSKFGLALVVESSQQSGGYVLGFRIDPTEKLHDVVKEIQSLHRVYSACPIFGVEFESEEKIDGADDLGVDYQQDDVEIEADSSSDAYAAYFADGNKDKDRDPVYCEELGLAIEKLRDGITLQALWDVLA is encoded by the coding sequence TGTGGAGGATACAAAAGGAAACAATGGAGATCGCGGCCGAATAATAGTTACAAACCTGAGAATCATATGGCATTCTTTGGCCTTGCCAAGAGTAAACTTATCCATTGGTTTCAATTGTGTCATTAACATATCTACAAAAACAGCACAGTCAAAACTGCGAGGGCAAACTGAAGCGTTGTATGTCTTGACAAAATGTAACAACACAAGATTCGAGTTTATCTTCACAAATCTTATACCAGGATCTCCAAGACTCTTCACCACTGTCATTTCTGTCCACAGAGCATATGAAACTTCTAAACTTTATCGAGATTTGAAGTTGCGAGGGGCACTTATCCACAACAAACAACTGAGACTTCTGCCACAAGAACAGGTGTACAACAAAGTCAATGGTGTTTGGAATCTTTCAAGCGATCAAGGAAACCTAGGAACTTTCTTCATCACCAATGTCCGATTAGTTTGGCATGCCAACATCAATGAATCATTCAACGTCAGTATCCCCTATCTCCAGATGAAAACTGTGAAAATTCGTGACTCAAAGTTTGGTCTTGCTCTTGTTGTTGAGAGCTCTCAACAAAGTGGAGGGTATGTTTTAGGTTTCCGAATTGATCCAACCGAGAAGTTGCATGATGTTGTGAAAGAAATTCAGAGTCTACACAGAGTTTATAGTGCTTGCCCAATATTTGGTGTTGAATTTGAGTCAGAAGAGAAGATTGATGGAGCAGATGATCTGGGAGTGGATTACCAGCAAGATGATGTAGAAATTGAAGCCGACAGCTCCTCGGATGCATATGCTGCATACTTTGCTGATGGGAATAAAGACAAAGACAGAGACCCTGTTTACTGTGAGGAACTTGGACTTGCAATAGAAAAACTGAGAGATGGGATCACTTTACAGGCTTTATGGGATGTGTTAGCTTGA